From the genome of Acidobacteriota bacterium, one region includes:
- a CDS encoding (2Fe-2S)-binding protein gives MAITLTVNGTTHTLDVEPEMPLLWALRETVGLTGTKFGCGIAACGACTVHLDGRPVRSCVLPTSAAEGKSVTTIEGLAQDGTLHQVQAAWVAHQVPQCGYCQSGMIMAVAALLAETPKPTDADIDARLTNVCRCGTFTRVRTAIHAIASVASTTTEGSVS, from the coding sequence ATGGCCATCACCCTCACCGTCAACGGCACGACCCACACCCTCGATGTCGAACCGGAGATGCCCCTGTTGTGGGCGCTGCGCGAAACCGTCGGGCTCACCGGCACCAAGTTCGGCTGTGGCATCGCCGCCTGTGGCGCGTGCACCGTGCATCTCGATGGCCGGCCGGTGCGCTCGTGCGTCCTGCCGACCTCGGCTGCCGAGGGCAAGAGTGTGACGACGATTGAAGGGCTGGCGCAAGACGGCACGCTGCACCAGGTGCAGGCCGCCTGGGTGGCGCATCAAGTGCCGCAGTGCGGCTATTGCCAGTCGGGCATGATCATGGCCGTTGCGGCGCTGCTCGCCGAGACGCCGAAGCCGACCGATGCCGACATCGACGCCCGCCTGACCAACGTCTGCCGTTGCGGCACGTTCACGCGCGTGCGGACCGCCATTCATGCCATCGCCTCCGTCGCCAGCACCACCACCGAAGGGAGCGTGTCATGA
- a CDS encoding response regulator — translation MAVILIVDDLASNRRALAAPLSARGHRLLEAENGHAGLAVVQSDRPDLVISDVLMPVLDGYEFVRRLRLDPATAALPVLFYTAPYGEREARAMARASGVPYVLTKPPLQEEVLKIVDLVLAGGAAAAGVAGADAEQLQLLGDQLSETADDLRRANARLRALINIGLDFASMRDSAHRLRRACWAVHDLFGASYVTIGILGRDCLLRSLVCSDPDVEPWIAAGDRPPGIFGTVITERRSTRGRVTNAEPGSRLFPARHPEVQHFLIAPITSPTSVYGWICLVGNDERAFTAAEEQQVLAMAGYIGRLYELEHETAERLEVESALRQSERLNRNLLEHLPHRIVVRDRQSVVRFCNTNYARDLGRRVEDVVGKDATAFHPADMAEASNASDREVMDSGVLHNIEEPYHANGERRWVRTVKVPYRDEQGEVTGVLVVSEDITSRRAQEEQFQQAQKMEAIGQLAGGIAHDFNNLLTAILGYCGLLLDDLQPGDRHGADVTEIQKAGQRAAELTRQLLAFSRKEIIAPSTFDLNVVLADMRAMLDRLIRENVTIVLGLAPDLSLVTIDRSQLEQIVINLAVNGRDAMPDGGTLTIETADVELDQHYAQGHPGVAPGPHVCLTVTDTGIGMSPEVMARIFEPFFTTKTRGSGTGLGLASVQGTIARSGGSVTVYSEIGKGSAFKVYFPRAAAATATAPAPPAVVNQLGGTETVLVVEDADGLRNLIGLLLARQGYTVLSAANAGEARRLFDEHPDIAVILADVVMPGASGPELTRELLVERPSLKVIYMSGYPPGTIDRQGVLLAGIAFLPKPFTADALGRKLRSVLDSVD, via the coding sequence TTGGCAGTCATACTGATCGTCGACGACCTCGCCAGTAACCGCCGAGCGCTCGCTGCGCCGCTGAGCGCTCGCGGCCATCGCCTGCTCGAAGCCGAAAATGGCCACGCTGGCCTGGCCGTGGTGCAGTCCGATCGCCCCGACCTGGTGATCAGCGACGTGCTGATGCCGGTGCTCGACGGCTACGAATTCGTCCGCCGACTCCGCCTCGACCCCGCCACCGCGGCCCTCCCGGTGCTGTTCTACACCGCGCCCTACGGCGAACGCGAGGCGCGGGCCATGGCGCGGGCCAGCGGTGTGCCCTACGTGCTCACCAAGCCGCCACTCCAGGAGGAAGTGCTGAAGATTGTCGATCTGGTGCTGGCCGGCGGTGCCGCCGCTGCCGGCGTTGCCGGCGCCGACGCCGAACAGCTGCAGCTCCTGGGCGATCAGTTGTCGGAGACGGCCGACGACCTGCGCCGGGCGAACGCGCGCCTGCGCGCGCTGATCAACATCGGCCTCGATTTCGCGTCGATGCGCGACTCAGCGCACCGCTTGCGCCGCGCGTGCTGGGCGGTACACGACCTGTTCGGCGCGTCCTACGTCACCATTGGCATCCTCGGCCGTGACTGCCTGCTCCGCAGCCTGGTGTGCTCCGATCCCGATGTCGAGCCGTGGATCGCGGCCGGCGACCGCCCGCCGGGCATTTTCGGGACCGTCATCACCGAGCGGCGCTCGACCCGCGGCCGAGTGACCAACGCCGAGCCAGGGTCCCGGCTGTTCCCGGCCCGCCATCCCGAGGTGCAGCACTTCCTGATCGCGCCGATCACCTCGCCGACCAGCGTCTATGGCTGGATCTGCCTGGTCGGCAACGACGAGCGCGCGTTCACGGCCGCCGAAGAGCAGCAGGTGCTGGCCATGGCAGGGTACATTGGCCGCCTCTACGAGCTCGAGCACGAGACCGCGGAACGCCTCGAGGTCGAGAGCGCGCTGCGGCAGAGCGAACGGCTCAACCGCAACCTGCTCGAACATCTTCCCCACCGCATCGTCGTCAGGGATCGACAGTCGGTCGTGCGGTTCTGCAACACCAACTACGCCCGCGATCTCGGCCGGCGCGTCGAGGATGTCGTCGGCAAGGACGCGACCGCCTTTCATCCGGCCGACATGGCCGAGGCGTCCAACGCCAGCGACCGCGAGGTGATGGACAGCGGCGTCTTGCACAACATCGAGGAGCCCTACCACGCCAACGGCGAGCGGCGCTGGGTGCGCACGGTCAAGGTGCCGTACCGCGACGAGCAGGGGGAGGTCACCGGGGTGCTGGTGGTGTCCGAAGACATCACCAGCCGGCGGGCGCAGGAGGAGCAGTTTCAACAGGCCCAGAAGATGGAGGCGATCGGCCAACTGGCCGGCGGCATCGCTCACGACTTCAACAACCTGCTGACGGCCATTCTTGGCTATTGCGGACTGCTGCTCGATGACCTCCAGCCAGGCGACCGCCATGGCGCCGACGTGACCGAGATTCAGAAGGCCGGCCAGCGGGCGGCGGAACTCACGCGACAACTGCTGGCGTTCAGCCGCAAGGAGATCATCGCGCCCTCGACCTTCGACCTCAACGTGGTGCTCGCCGACATGCGGGCGATGCTTGATCGGTTGATCCGCGAGAACGTGACGATCGTGCTCGGCCTCGCGCCCGACTTGTCGCTGGTGACGATCGACCGCAGTCAACTCGAGCAGATCGTGATCAACCTGGCGGTCAACGGCCGCGATGCCATGCCGGATGGCGGCACGCTGACGATCGAGACCGCCGACGTCGAGCTCGACCAGCACTATGCGCAGGGGCACCCGGGCGTTGCGCCGGGCCCGCACGTGTGCCTCACCGTCACCGATACCGGCATCGGCATGTCGCCAGAAGTGATGGCCCGGATCTTCGAGCCGTTCTTCACCACCAAGACTCGCGGCAGCGGCACGGGGCTGGGCCTGGCCAGTGTCCAGGGCACCATTGCCCGAAGCGGCGGCAGCGTGACGGTATACAGCGAGATCGGCAAGGGGTCGGCCTTCAAGGTCTACTTCCCGCGCGCCGCCGCGGCGACGGCGACCGCGCCGGCTCCGCCGGCGGTCGTCAACCAGCTGGGTGGCACCGAGACCGTGCTGGTCGTCGAGGACGCCGACGGACTGCGCAACCTGATCGGCCTGCTGCTGGCGCGGCAAGGCTATACGGTGCTGAGCGCCGCCAACGCGGGCGAGGCGCGGCGGTTGTTCGACGAGCACCCGGACATCGCCGTGATCCTCGCCGATGTCGTGATGCCCGGCGCCAGCGGCCCCGAGCTGACCCGAGAACTGCTCGTCGAGCGGCCGTCCTTGAAGGTGATCTACATGTCGGGCTACCCGCCAGGCACCATCGACCGGCAAGGCGTCCTGCTGGCGGGCATTGCCTTTCTCCCCAAGCCCTTCACCGCCGACGCCCTGGGGCGCAAGCTGCGGTCGGTCCTCGACTCGGTCGATTGA
- a CDS encoding SDR family oxidoreductase, whose protein sequence is MQTQRFLVTGGSQGIGAAIVTQAREAGHQVVFTGRNEAEIAAVAKATGAHGLKADVAVDADNARTIETALGVMGGIDVLINNAGTGYNAEIGALDVDKMRQLFGINVFGMVDLTNRVVPLMKAQKSGDIVNLASTSGTKGAVGGTAYSGSKWAVRGISQCWQAELRPHGIRVVCICPSEVQTNWMGKTGRNNPNKLYAGDIAATIMAGLNMPRRVLWTELAVFANNPWKED, encoded by the coding sequence ATGCAGACACAACGCTTCCTCGTCACCGGCGGCAGCCAGGGCATTGGCGCCGCCATCGTCACTCAGGCGCGGGAGGCCGGCCACCAGGTCGTGTTTACCGGCCGCAATGAGGCGGAGATTGCCGCGGTGGCCAAGGCCACCGGCGCGCATGGCCTCAAGGCCGATGTGGCGGTTGACGCCGACAATGCGCGCACGATCGAGACCGCGCTTGGCGTGATGGGCGGCATCGACGTGCTGATCAACAACGCCGGCACCGGCTACAACGCCGAGATCGGCGCGCTCGACGTCGACAAGATGCGGCAACTGTTCGGCATCAACGTCTTCGGCATGGTGGATCTCACCAATCGCGTGGTGCCACTCATGAAGGCGCAGAAGAGCGGCGACATCGTGAACCTCGCCTCGACCTCGGGCACGAAGGGCGCCGTGGGCGGCACGGCGTACTCGGGCAGCAAGTGGGCCGTGCGCGGGATCAGCCAGTGCTGGCAGGCGGAACTGCGGCCGCACGGCATTCGGGTCGTGTGCATCTGCCCGTCGGAAGTGCAGACCAACTGGATGGGCAAGACCGGCCGCAACAACCCGAACAAGCTCTACGCTGGGGATATTGCCGCCACGATCATGGCAGGCCTGAACATGCCGCGTCGCGTGCTGTGGACGGAACTGGCGGTCTTTGCCAACAACCCCTGGAAGGAAGACTAG
- a CDS encoding DUF302 domain-containing protein produces the protein MGNKLGFEVELPMAFDDAIPLVKDALKQEGFGVLTEIDLRAAFKEKLGKDFRPYVILGACNPPLAYAAVTADPSIGLLLPCNVTVESTGEGRSMVRLTDPEQLLGGVAAGMAPHMVEVAKDARVRMVRATDALKRISAA, from the coding sequence GTGGGGAACAAACTGGGTTTTGAGGTGGAACTACCGATGGCCTTCGACGACGCGATTCCGCTGGTGAAGGACGCGTTGAAACAGGAAGGATTCGGCGTGTTGACGGAGATCGACCTGCGAGCGGCCTTCAAGGAAAAGCTCGGCAAGGACTTTCGTCCGTACGTCATTCTCGGCGCCTGCAACCCGCCGCTGGCGTACGCCGCGGTCACGGCCGATCCCTCGATCGGGCTGTTGCTGCCGTGCAACGTGACGGTGGAATCAACCGGCGAGGGTCGCAGCATGGTGCGACTGACCGATCCCGAACAGCTGCTCGGTGGCGTTGCTGCGGGCATGGCGCCGCACATGGTGGAAGTGGCGAAGGATGCGCGAGTCCGGATGGTGCGGGCGACGGACGCCCTGAAGCGCATCAGCGCGGCATAA
- a CDS encoding response regulator, with the protein MIDRASSFTDRQARILIVDDERPNRQLLEGMLASAGYEIRMAAGGREALAMIDDERPDLILLDVMMPDMDGVDVAAELKNGLTTRNIPIVLVTGLDDRDVRLRGLTAGAEDFLTKPVDRAELSMRVRNLLRLKAYGDHFDQNAQVLEAEVLARTFELRQERDRAARYLSTADVFLLALDIDGRVTLANRYACEVLGWDEQELIGREWAESCLPERARAGFRGRFLRMLTGEFALAENPVLARSGVERLIEWRNTVLRDPNGHVTGTFSSGSDITDRTAAVEALQMANERTSYALEIANVGIWDVDYPTGATRWSPILESQYGLAPGEFGGTLESFIARIHPEDQAAARTALAEGAKSGADFSIHNRALLPDGSLRWLHNTGRFQLGSDGAPRRGVGISQDVTERRLLEAQHLQANKMEAVGQLAAGVAHDFNNLLTVISGFTELVGETFDAGSQNATDLQEVLKASKRATELTRQLLAFSRQQVLDPMPLDVNALITDMTRMLNRLIGADIAVSLVLAPGLAAALADRSQIEQVVMNLAVNARDAMPSGGTLTIETADADIENSSFHSETVIAGSYVMVSVTDTGAGMTKETERRLFEPFFTTKPTGKGTGLGLSTTYGIVKQSKGYIWVYSELGHGTTFRVYLPRAVGAAVAVAPTAVATAPAARPSETVLLVEDEPGVRDLARRILDRAGYRVIEADNGNDAERMYHSHAGAIAIVVTDVVMPGCGGPELVQRLLLANPALRYLYMSGYSEHTLIRLADLDRSRPVVHKPFTAAKLLSQLRETLDR; encoded by the coding sequence ATGATTGACCGAGCGTCGAGCTTCACCGATCGCCAGGCCCGCATCCTGATCGTGGACGACGAGCGCCCCAACCGGCAGTTGCTGGAGGGCATGCTGGCATCGGCCGGCTACGAGATCCGGATGGCGGCCGGCGGCCGCGAGGCGCTGGCGATGATCGATGACGAGCGTCCCGATCTCATCCTGCTCGACGTGATGATGCCCGACATGGACGGCGTCGACGTCGCGGCCGAACTCAAGAACGGGCTGACCACGCGGAATATTCCGATCGTCCTGGTGACGGGGCTCGACGACCGCGACGTGAGACTCCGCGGCCTGACGGCGGGGGCCGAAGACTTCCTGACCAAGCCGGTCGATCGCGCCGAGCTGTCGATGCGCGTGCGCAACCTGCTGCGCCTCAAGGCCTATGGCGACCACTTCGACCAGAATGCCCAGGTGCTGGAGGCCGAGGTCCTCGCCCGCACCTTTGAACTGCGCCAGGAGCGCGACCGCGCGGCGCGGTACCTGAGCACCGCCGACGTGTTCCTGCTCGCGCTCGACATCGACGGCCGCGTGACGCTGGCGAACCGGTATGCCTGCGAGGTGCTCGGCTGGGACGAGCAGGAGCTGATCGGCCGGGAGTGGGCCGAGAGCTGCCTGCCCGAACGCGCCCGGGCGGGGTTTCGTGGACGCTTCCTGCGCATGCTGACCGGCGAGTTCGCGCTCGCCGAGAACCCGGTGCTCGCGCGGTCGGGCGTCGAGCGGCTGATCGAATGGCGTAACACCGTGCTGCGCGACCCGAACGGCCACGTCACCGGGACCTTCAGCTCCGGCAGCGACATCACCGACCGCACCGCCGCGGTCGAAGCGCTGCAGATGGCAAACGAGCGCACCAGCTATGCCCTCGAGATTGCCAACGTGGGCATCTGGGATGTGGACTATCCGACCGGGGCCACGCGGTGGTCGCCGATCCTCGAGTCGCAGTACGGCCTGGCCCCGGGGGAGTTCGGTGGCACTCTCGAGTCGTTCATCGCGCGGATTCATCCCGAGGATCAAGCCGCCGCACGGACCGCACTCGCGGAGGGGGCGAAGTCGGGGGCCGACTTCTCGATCCACAACCGGGCGCTGTTGCCCGACGGCTCGCTGCGCTGGCTCCACAACACCGGTCGCTTTCAGTTGGGAAGCGATGGCGCGCCTCGGCGCGGCGTCGGCATCTCGCAGGATGTCACCGAACGGCGGCTGCTCGAAGCGCAACACCTGCAGGCCAACAAGATGGAGGCGGTCGGCCAATTGGCCGCCGGCGTGGCGCATGACTTCAACAACCTGCTGACGGTCATCAGCGGCTTCACCGAGCTGGTGGGCGAGACCTTCGACGCGGGCAGTCAGAATGCCACCGACCTGCAAGAAGTCCTCAAGGCGTCCAAGCGGGCCACCGAGTTGACGCGACAGTTGCTGGCGTTCAGCCGGCAACAGGTGCTCGACCCGATGCCCCTCGACGTCAACGCGCTGATTACCGACATGACCCGCATGCTCAACCGCTTGATTGGGGCCGACATCGCCGTGTCGCTGGTCCTGGCGCCAGGGCTGGCGGCGGCCCTGGCCGATCGTAGCCAGATCGAGCAGGTGGTCATGAACCTGGCGGTCAACGCCCGCGACGCCATGCCGAGCGGCGGCACGCTGACGATCGAAACCGCGGACGCCGACATCGAGAATTCGTCGTTCCACTCCGAAACCGTGATTGCCGGATCGTACGTCATGGTGTCGGTCACCGACACTGGCGCCGGCATGACCAAGGAAACCGAACGGCGCCTGTTCGAGCCCTTTTTCACGACCAAGCCCACCGGTAAGGGCACCGGCCTCGGCCTGTCCACCACCTACGGCATTGTCAAGCAAAGCAAGGGGTACATCTGGGTCTACAGCGAGCTCGGCCACGGCACGACCTTCAGGGTCTACCTGCCGCGCGCGGTTGGCGCGGCGGTCGCGGTCGCGCCTACCGCCGTGGCGACTGCGCCGGCGGCCCGTCCGTCAGAGACCGTGCTGCTCGTCGAAGACGAGCCGGGTGTGCGCGACCTGGCCAGGCGTATTCTCGACCGGGCAGGTTATCGAGTGATCGAAGCGGACAATGGCAATGACGCCGAACGGATGTACCATAGCCACGCTGGCGCGATCGCCATCGTGGTGACCGATGTGGTGATGCCCGGGTGTGGCGGGCCCGAGCTGGTGCAGCGGTTGCTGCTGGCGAACCCGGCACTCCGTTACCTCTACATGTCAGGCTACTCCGAGCACACCCTGATCAGGCTGGCTGACCTCGATCGCAGCCGGCCAGTCGTGCATAAACCGTTCACCGCCGCGAAGCTCCTGAGCCAGTTGCGCGAGACCCTGGATCGCTAG
- a CDS encoding response regulator, which translates to MHSILIVDDEVGIRQILSRFLTLPVYSLREAPDAETALAVMTESPADVVLCDIEMPGQGGLWLAAQLRQRFPHSAIVLATAVDTIPPTTSFQPGIVEYLVKPFEKSLVLRAVTNAIAWREAELAKPPARTDGAARLDAWMDADLKDL; encoded by the coding sequence GTGCATTCCATCCTGATCGTGGACGACGAAGTTGGCATCCGGCAGATCCTTTCGCGCTTTCTGACGCTGCCGGTCTACAGCCTGCGGGAGGCACCCGATGCCGAGACCGCGCTCGCCGTCATGACCGAGAGCCCAGCCGATGTGGTGTTGTGCGACATCGAGATGCCCGGCCAGGGCGGCTTGTGGCTGGCGGCGCAACTGCGCCAGCGGTTTCCGCACTCCGCCATCGTCCTGGCCACGGCGGTCGACACCATTCCTCCCACCACCAGCTTTCAGCCCGGCATCGTCGAGTACCTGGTCAAGCCATTCGAGAAAAGCCTGGTGCTGAGGGCCGTGACGAACGCGATCGCGTGGCGGGAGGCCGAGCTTGCCAAGCCCCCGGCGCGAACCGACGGCGCGGCCCGCCTTGACGCGTGGATGGACGCTGACCTCAAGGATCTTTAG
- a CDS encoding DUF4143 domain-containing protein — MAIYAPRALDGAIELLFRQLPALLLVGPRASGKTTTAARHAASIVRLDIAAEAQSFKADPDAALRGLREPVLIDEWQLVPGVLGAVKRAVDTRPEPGRFIITGSVRAELDGEWWPGTGRVTRLPMFGMTIREQVGAIRGPSFVDRVAAGAPLEPARHTPDLRGYVDLIFQSGFPEPALRLTGAARQRWLDSYLEHLLTRDVELVDAGRDPVRLRRYVEAYALNTAGVADERTLFDAAGINRKTAAAYDRLLSNLFVTENLPAWTSHRLKRLVQGPKRHVVDPAIAGAALRLDTSGALRQGDLFGRLLETFVVAQIRAEVPVSETRPRLFHVRQQEGRLEVDLLVELGGGRLIAIEVKADAAPTAAAARHLVTLRDRFDEQFVAGIVLHTGPRAFALSDRIVAAPISTLWS, encoded by the coding sequence GTGGCGATTTATGCCCCGCGCGCGCTCGATGGTGCGATCGAGTTGCTGTTCAGGCAGTTGCCTGCACTGCTGCTGGTCGGCCCGAGAGCATCGGGAAAAACGACGACGGCGGCCCGGCACGCTGCCTCAATCGTCCGGCTGGACATCGCCGCCGAGGCGCAGTCATTCAAGGCCGATCCGGACGCTGCCCTGCGCGGACTTCGGGAGCCCGTGCTGATCGACGAGTGGCAATTGGTGCCCGGCGTGCTCGGCGCCGTCAAGCGCGCCGTAGACACCAGGCCTGAGCCAGGCCGTTTCATCATCACGGGTTCGGTTCGCGCTGAACTGGACGGCGAGTGGTGGCCTGGCACTGGTCGCGTGACGCGGCTGCCGATGTTCGGCATGACCATTCGCGAGCAGGTGGGCGCCATCCGAGGGCCGTCGTTCGTCGACCGCGTCGCCGCGGGGGCGCCGCTCGAGCCAGCCCGGCACACGCCCGATCTTCGCGGCTACGTGGACCTGATTTTTCAGAGTGGATTCCCGGAGCCGGCACTGCGCCTCACCGGCGCCGCTCGACAGCGCTGGCTGGACAGCTACCTCGAGCACCTGCTCACTCGCGACGTTGAACTCGTGGACGCCGGCCGCGATCCGGTGCGACTGCGCCGGTACGTGGAAGCGTACGCGCTCAACACGGCCGGTGTGGCGGATGAACGGACGCTGTTTGATGCCGCCGGGATCAACCGAAAAACCGCGGCCGCGTACGACCGGCTCTTGAGCAACCTGTTCGTGACCGAAAACCTGCCCGCCTGGACCTCGCACCGCCTCAAGCGACTGGTCCAGGGTCCCAAGCGCCACGTGGTCGACCCGGCCATCGCCGGCGCCGCGCTGAGGCTCGACACCAGCGGCGCCCTCCGGCAGGGCGATCTGTTCGGCCGGCTGCTCGAGACGTTCGTGGTCGCACAGATCCGCGCCGAGGTGCCGGTTAGCGAGACGCGGCCGCGGCTGTTCCATGTGCGGCAGCAGGAAGGCCGGCTCGAGGTCGACCTCCTGGTGGAACTCGGCGGCGGCCGGCTCATTGCGATTGAAGTGAAGGCCGACGCGGCGCCCACCGCGGCGGCGGCCCGCCATCTGGTGACGCTGCGCGATCGCTTCGATGAGCAGTTCGTGGCCGGCATCGTCCTGCATACCGGTCCCCGCGCGTTCGCGCTCTCCGACCGCATTGTGGCGGCACCGATCTCAACACTTTGGAGTTAG
- a CDS encoding crosslink repair DNA glycosylase YcaQ family protein, whose amino-acid sequence MTTIEDMRRFAVTRSLFPPTTLARAIDTLGFVQADPIRAPARAQDLTLRPRVEGYRAGDLERQYPRLPIEEDVFINYGFVTRRLHALMHPRAGLSPNASNKRAAALLAFVRERGTVHPRDVDAHFAHGRVTNYWGGSSSATTHMLEAMHYKGLLRVAGRDTGIRLYAAQQTGEGVSGALARRARLDALVDIVVHKYAPLPAASLSYVIARLRYAVPHWRAEVRAAQVRARQRLSHAVVNGQTWYWPAGEAIPDDQAPEAVRLLAPFDPVVWDRRRFELLWDWAYRFEAYTPEPKRKLGYYALPLLWRDRCVGWANVSLKDGQLLAALGYVAGRPPREAAFKRELELELARMRQFLSG is encoded by the coding sequence ATGACGACAATCGAAGACATGCGGCGGTTCGCCGTCACGCGCAGCCTGTTTCCGCCGACCACCCTGGCGCGCGCGATCGACACGCTGGGGTTCGTGCAGGCCGACCCGATTCGCGCGCCGGCTCGCGCGCAGGACTTGACGCTGCGGCCACGGGTCGAGGGGTACCGCGCCGGCGATCTCGAGCGGCAGTACCCGCGCCTGCCGATCGAAGAAGACGTCTTCATCAACTACGGCTTCGTCACGCGGCGGCTGCACGCGCTGATGCACCCGCGCGCCGGCCTGTCGCCCAACGCGTCCAACAAGCGGGCGGCGGCGCTGCTGGCGTTCGTGCGCGAACGCGGCACGGTTCACCCACGCGATGTCGATGCGCACTTCGCGCATGGCCGCGTCACCAATTACTGGGGCGGCTCCTCCAGCGCCACCACGCACATGCTCGAGGCCATGCACTACAAAGGGCTGCTGCGCGTGGCCGGCCGCGACACCGGCATCCGCCTGTATGCGGCGCAGCAGACCGGCGAGGGCGTCAGCGGTGCACTCGCCCGCCGCGCCCGCCTCGACGCCCTGGTCGACATCGTCGTTCACAAGTACGCGCCACTGCCGGCGGCCAGTCTGTCGTACGTGATCGCGCGGCTCAGATATGCGGTGCCGCATTGGCGAGCCGAAGTGCGGGCCGCCCAGGTTCGCGCCCGTCAGCGCCTGTCACACGCCGTGGTCAATGGGCAGACGTGGTACTGGCCGGCGGGCGAAGCGATTCCGGACGATCAGGCGCCAGAGGCCGTACGGCTGCTCGCGCCATTCGATCCCGTGGTGTGGGATCGCCGGCGCTTCGAGCTGTTGTGGGACTGGGCATACCGATTCGAAGCCTACACACCGGAGCCCAAGCGAAAGCTCGGCTACTACGCGCTGCCGCTGCTCTGGCGCGACCGCTGCGTCGGCTGGGCCAACGTCTCGCTGAAGGACGGACAATTGCTCGCTGCGCTCGGCTATGTCGCGGGCCGGCCGCCAAGGGAAGCCGCGTTCAAGCGCGAGTTGGAGTTGGAACTGGCCCGGATGCGGCAGTTCCTCAGCGGCTAG
- a CDS encoding HupE/UreJ family protein: MSAHGVAASDKDLITQGRQLAVFIYLGAKHMVTGYDHLLFLFGVIFFLYRLKEVALYVTLFAVGHSITLLYAVMSGTHVNPFLIDAIIGLSVVYKALDNMGFFTRLFGFQPNTKLAVWIFGLFHGLGLGTKLQDFSLSAEGLVPNIIAFNVGVELGQVLGLSAILIAMGFWRRSPGFDRHAFAANVVVMTCGFILAGYQLVGFATQ; encoded by the coding sequence GTGTCCGCGCACGGCGTTGCCGCCAGCGACAAGGACCTGATCACGCAGGGCCGGCAACTGGCCGTCTTCATCTACCTCGGCGCCAAGCACATGGTCACCGGCTACGACCACCTGCTGTTCCTGTTCGGCGTGATCTTCTTTCTCTACCGCCTCAAGGAAGTCGCGCTCTACGTCACGCTGTTCGCCGTCGGCCACAGCATCACGCTGCTCTACGCGGTGATGAGCGGCACGCACGTCAACCCGTTCCTGATCGACGCCATCATCGGCCTGTCGGTGGTCTACAAGGCGCTCGACAACATGGGCTTCTTCACGCGCCTGTTCGGCTTTCAGCCCAACACCAAGCTGGCCGTGTGGATCTTCGGCCTGTTTCACGGTCTCGGTCTCGGCACCAAGCTGCAAGACTTCTCGCTGTCGGCCGAGGGGCTGGTGCCGAACATCATCGCCTTCAACGTCGGCGTGGAGTTAGGACAGGTGCTGGGACTAAGTGCGATCCTGATCGCCATGGGCTTCTGGCGCCGCTCGCCCGGCTTCGACCGCCACGCCTTCGCCGCCAACGTCGTCGTGATGACCTGCGGCTTCATCCTCGCCGGCTATCAACTGGTCGGTTTCGCCACGCAATAG